One part of the candidate division WOR-3 bacterium genome encodes these proteins:
- the pilM gene encoding type IV pilus assembly protein PilM, with protein sequence MFGKKKKVIGLDIGSSQTKMVELSTGKNKKLVNYGISKVLPDAIVEGEIIDREAVLDSVRSLIESRGFTTKDVVIGVAGRDVIIKRITMDRMSEADTREQIKWEAEQYVPFDINEVSLDFDVINPNFGENQQEVILVAAKNELINNLTSLLKELNLNPIIVDTTAFAIQNVFEYNYTPSPDEIICLTHIGAGMTVINVVKGGSSLSARDVYYGVNAFISKLQKEVGFNYEDAANAVKGTIPVGASQDSVQGVFESFVGDLGTQIERSLQFLSSVTGEEKVSRMYLSGGGSLIPNLLEYLKRKLGVPIEILNPFKNIIYDPTMFGPEGVDVAGPCLAQATGLALRGE encoded by the coding sequence ATGTTTGGGAAAAAGAAAAAGGTTATCGGGCTTGACATCGGTTCAAGCCAAACCAAAATGGTCGAATTAAGTACAGGTAAGAATAAAAAATTGGTCAATTATGGAATTTCGAAAGTCTTACCTGACGCAATTGTTGAGGGAGAGATTATTGATCGGGAAGCCGTATTGGATTCCGTAAGGAGTCTGATAGAGAGTCGGGGATTCACCACAAAGGACGTAGTGATCGGCGTGGCTGGACGGGACGTGATAATAAAAAGAATAACAATGGATCGGATGAGTGAAGCGGATACGCGGGAGCAGATAAAGTGGGAAGCCGAGCAATACGTCCCCTTTGATATAAATGAGGTTTCCCTCGATTTTGATGTGATCAATCCTAATTTTGGCGAAAATCAACAAGAAGTAATATTGGTTGCAGCCAAAAATGAACTTATTAATAATCTCACTTCGCTCTTAAAAGAACTTAATCTAAATCCGATAATTGTCGATACTACGGCGTTCGCAATCCAGAATGTATTTGAGTACAACTACACACCATCGCCAGACGAAATAATCTGCCTTACCCACATTGGAGCCGGTATGACCGTCATCAATGTGGTGAAAGGCGGTTCTTCCCTGTCGGCACGTGATGTCTACTACGGAGTGAATGCTTTCATCAGCAAACTGCAGAAGGAAGTGGGCTTCAATTACGAAGACGCCGCCAATGCAGTCAAAGGAACAATTCCGGTCGGAGCATCACAGGACTCAGTACAAGGAGTCTTTGAATCTTTCGTAGGAGACCTTGGAACTCAAATCGAACGAAGTCTGCAGTTCCTCTCGAGTGTCACCGGTGAAGAGAAAGTCAGCCGTATGTATCTTTCCGGCGGTGGTTCATTAATACCTAATCTCTTAGAGTATTTAAAAAGAAAGCTTGGGGTACCGATAGAAATTCTGAATCCGTTCAAAAACATTATCTACGATCCCACGATGTTCGGTCCTGAAGGAGTGGATGTAGCAGGACCGTGTTTAGCCCAAGCTACAGGTTTGGCTTTAAGGGGGGAGTAA